Proteins co-encoded in one Ziziphus jujuba cultivar Dongzao chromosome 9, ASM3175591v1 genomic window:
- the LOC107425806 gene encoding protein NRT1/ PTR FAMILY 5.2-like isoform X2: MATIEKNRDAHRGEDYTQDGSVDLKGKPVLRSETGTWKACYFIIGYEILERMAFHGIQSNLVSYLTRKLLEGTVTSANNVTNWSGTVWITPILGAYIADAYLGRYWTFVSASATYLLVNFPGMCLLTLSVSVPALKPPPCSSKEEGCAKASNFQVGVFYCALYIIALAAGGTKPIISTIGADQFDNFEPKEKNQKLSFFNWWMIGIVIGILISYTFLVYIQDNVGFSLGYGIPTVALAIAVLVFLIGTPLYRHKVASGSPLTKIAQVLVAAAKKARVPIPNDPKELYELSSEEYSNNRKLRIDRTPSLRFLDKAAVKSGPNKPWNLCPVTQVEETKQMIKMIPVLLATFIPSAYVAQVNTLFVKQGSTMNRSIGPHFDVPPASLGVFITISMLIGLLVYDRWFVPTIRRYTKNPRGITLMQRMGAGFLMHILVMVAACLAERKRLSVARANGIFGKNQIVPITIFFLLPQFILMGIAEAFIEVALLEFFYDQAPEAMKSIGASYYTSSKGVGYFLSTFLLTTVSNITKKHGHRGWILDNLNISHIDYFYAFLVVLSILNFIFFILVSKLFIYNAEFENPKMDLALETLPDNEE, encoded by the exons atggcAACGATAGAAAAGAATAGGGATGCTCATAGAGGAGAAGATTATACACAAGATGGGAGTGTGGATCTCAAGGGCAAACCTGTTTTAAGATCAGAAACTGGCACATGGAAAGCTTGCTACTTCATTATCG GATATGAAATATTAGAGAGGATGGCATTTCATGGGATTCAATCAAATCTAGTTTCATATTTGACAAGGAAGCTCCTTGAAGGAACTGTGACATCTGCAAACAATGTCACAAACTGGAGTGGTACTGTATGGATCACTCCCATATTAGGTGCTTATATTGCAGATGCTTATTTAGGTCGATACTGGACTTTTGTCTCTGCATCAGCAACCTATCTCTTGGTAAATTTTCCA GGAATGTGCCTGTTGACACTATCAGTTTCAGTGCCAGCTTTAAAGCCGCCACCATGCAGTTCCAAAGAAGAAGGTTGTGCAAAAGCCTCAAATTTCCAAGTGGGTGTATTCTACTGTGCATTGTACATTATTGCGCTGGCGGCAGGTGGAACCAAGCCCATTATCTCAACCATTGGTGCGGACCAATTTGACAACTTCGAGCCCAAGGAAAAGAATCAGAAGCTCTCCTTTTTCAACTGGTGGATGATTGGCATAGTCATTGGTATACTCATCTCATACACATTCTTGGTTTACATACAAGACAACGTTGGCTTTTCCCTTGGCTATGGCATTCCAACAGTTGCACTAGCAATTGCAGTGTTGGTGTTCCTAATTGGAACCCCATTATATAGGCACAAAGTGGCTTCTGGGAGTCCATTGACAAAGATTGCACAGGTACTTGTGGCTGCTGCTAAGAAAGCCAGAGTGCCTATTCCAAATGACCCAAAAGAGCTTTATGAATTGAGCTCCGAAGAGTATTCCAATAATCGGAAACTTAGAATTGACCGTACCCCTTCATTAAG ATTCTTAGACAAAGCCGCCGTAAAGAGTGGGCCAAACAAACCCTGGAATCTATGTCCTGTGACACAAGTGGAAGAAACCAAGCAAATGATCAAAATGATTCCCGTATTGCTTGCAACATTCATACCAAGCGCCTATGTAGCCCAGGTGAACACCCTTTTCGTCAAGCAAGGAAGCACAATGAATAGAAGCATAGGTCCCCATTTTGATGTCCCTCCAGCAAGTCTTGGAGTATTTATAACAATCTCCATGCTCATAGGCCTTCTAGTCTATGACCGTTGGTTCGTCCCCACCATTCGACGGTACACCAAAAACCCAAGAGGCATCACACTGATGCAGAGAATGGGAGCCGGTTTTCTGATGCATATTCTGGTCATGGTAGCAGCTTGCTTGGCTGAGAGAAAAAGGCTCAGCGTTGCAAGAGCAAATGGAATTTTCGGCAAAAACCAAATTGTTCCTATTACTATATTCTTCCTGCTACctcaatttattttaatgggTATTGCCGAAGCTTTTATAGAAGTGGCTTTATTGGAGTTTTTCTACGACCAAGCACCCGAAGCAATGAAAAGCATTGGCGCATCATATTACACTAGCAGCAAGGGAGTTGGGTACTTCTTGAGTACTTTTCTTCTAACTACGGTTTCTAATATCACCAAGAAGCATGGTCATAGAGGGTGGATTTTGGACAATCTGAATATTTCACACATAGATTACTTCTATGCCTTCTTGGTGGTTTTATCCATCCTCAACttcatatttttcattctagtttCAAAGCTCTTTATCTATAATGCTGAATTTGAAAATCCGAAAATGGACTTGGCCTTGGAAACTCTGCCAGACAATGAAGAGTGA
- the LOC107425806 gene encoding protein NRT1/ PTR FAMILY 5.2-like isoform X4 codes for MATIEKNRDAHRGEDYTQDGSVDLKGKPVLRSETGTWKACYFIIGYEILERMAFHGIQSNLVSYLTRKLLEGTVTSANNVTNWSGTVWITPILGAYIADAYLGRYWTFVSASATYLLGMCLLTLSVSVPALKPPPCSSKEEGCAKASNFQVGVFYCALYIIALAAGGTKPIISTIGADQFDNFEPKEKNQKLSFFNWWMIGIVIGILISYTFLVYIQDNVGFSLGYGIPTVALAIAVLVFLIGTPLYRHKVASGSPLTKIAQVLVAAAKKARVPIPNDPKELYELSSEEYSNNRKLRIDRTPSLRFLDKAAVKSGPNKPWNLCPVTQVEETKQMIKMIPVLLATFIPSAYVAQVNTLFVKQGSTMNRSIGPHFDVPPASLGVFITISMLIGLLVYDRWFVPTIRRYTKNPRGITLMQRMGAGFLMHILVMVAACLAERKRLSVARANGIFGKNQIVPITIFFLLPQFILMGIAEAFIEVALLEFFYDQAPEAMKSIGASYYTSSKGVGYFLSTFLLTTVSNITKKHGHRGWILDNLNISHIDYFYAFLVVLSILNFIFFILVSKLFIYNAEFENPKMDLALETLPDNEE; via the exons atggcAACGATAGAAAAGAATAGGGATGCTCATAGAGGAGAAGATTATACACAAGATGGGAGTGTGGATCTCAAGGGCAAACCTGTTTTAAGATCAGAAACTGGCACATGGAAAGCTTGCTACTTCATTATCG GATATGAAATATTAGAGAGGATGGCATTTCATGGGATTCAATCAAATCTAGTTTCATATTTGACAAGGAAGCTCCTTGAAGGAACTGTGACATCTGCAAACAATGTCACAAACTGGAGTGGTACTGTATGGATCACTCCCATATTAGGTGCTTATATTGCAGATGCTTATTTAGGTCGATACTGGACTTTTGTCTCTGCATCAGCAACCTATCTCTTG GGAATGTGCCTGTTGACACTATCAGTTTCAGTGCCAGCTTTAAAGCCGCCACCATGCAGTTCCAAAGAAGAAGGTTGTGCAAAAGCCTCAAATTTCCAAGTGGGTGTATTCTACTGTGCATTGTACATTATTGCGCTGGCGGCAGGTGGAACCAAGCCCATTATCTCAACCATTGGTGCGGACCAATTTGACAACTTCGAGCCCAAGGAAAAGAATCAGAAGCTCTCCTTTTTCAACTGGTGGATGATTGGCATAGTCATTGGTATACTCATCTCATACACATTCTTGGTTTACATACAAGACAACGTTGGCTTTTCCCTTGGCTATGGCATTCCAACAGTTGCACTAGCAATTGCAGTGTTGGTGTTCCTAATTGGAACCCCATTATATAGGCACAAAGTGGCTTCTGGGAGTCCATTGACAAAGATTGCACAGGTACTTGTGGCTGCTGCTAAGAAAGCCAGAGTGCCTATTCCAAATGACCCAAAAGAGCTTTATGAATTGAGCTCCGAAGAGTATTCCAATAATCGGAAACTTAGAATTGACCGTACCCCTTCATTAAG ATTCTTAGACAAAGCCGCCGTAAAGAGTGGGCCAAACAAACCCTGGAATCTATGTCCTGTGACACAAGTGGAAGAAACCAAGCAAATGATCAAAATGATTCCCGTATTGCTTGCAACATTCATACCAAGCGCCTATGTAGCCCAGGTGAACACCCTTTTCGTCAAGCAAGGAAGCACAATGAATAGAAGCATAGGTCCCCATTTTGATGTCCCTCCAGCAAGTCTTGGAGTATTTATAACAATCTCCATGCTCATAGGCCTTCTAGTCTATGACCGTTGGTTCGTCCCCACCATTCGACGGTACACCAAAAACCCAAGAGGCATCACACTGATGCAGAGAATGGGAGCCGGTTTTCTGATGCATATTCTGGTCATGGTAGCAGCTTGCTTGGCTGAGAGAAAAAGGCTCAGCGTTGCAAGAGCAAATGGAATTTTCGGCAAAAACCAAATTGTTCCTATTACTATATTCTTCCTGCTACctcaatttattttaatgggTATTGCCGAAGCTTTTATAGAAGTGGCTTTATTGGAGTTTTTCTACGACCAAGCACCCGAAGCAATGAAAAGCATTGGCGCATCATATTACACTAGCAGCAAGGGAGTTGGGTACTTCTTGAGTACTTTTCTTCTAACTACGGTTTCTAATATCACCAAGAAGCATGGTCATAGAGGGTGGATTTTGGACAATCTGAATATTTCACACATAGATTACTTCTATGCCTTCTTGGTGGTTTTATCCATCCTCAACttcatatttttcattctagtttCAAAGCTCTTTATCTATAATGCTGAATTTGAAAATCCGAAAATGGACTTGGCCTTGGAAACTCTGCCAGACAATGAAGAGTGA
- the LOC107425805 gene encoding protein NRT1/ PTR FAMILY 5.2-like, protein MATVEEEKGHAHTQEIYTQDGTVDLKGRPVLRSKTGGWKACSFIVGYEVFERMAFHGIQSNLVVYLTRKLHEGTVKSANNVTNWVGTVWMTPILGAYIADAYLGRYWTFVSASAIYLLGMSLLTLAVSVPALRPPPCNHGVNEEDCPEASTLQVGIFYCALYIIALGTGGTKPNISTMGADQFDDFEPKERTQKLSFFNWWMFGIFIGSLFSNTFLVYIQDTVGFSLGYGLPTAGLTLSVIVFLVGTRFYRHKVPSGSPITGIAQVLLAAARKWKVPFPNDPKELHELSLEHYANKGKFRIDSTSSLRFLDKAAVKSGPNTPWTLCPVTQVEETKQMIKMIPILIATFIPSAVLAQVTTMFVKQGTTLDRSMGPNFEIPPACLTAFVTIFMLIGLVVYDQYFVPTVRRYTQNPRGITLLQRMGVGFVLHVIIMVIACLVERKRISTAKANGIFRKHETVPLTIFILLPQFALMGIADTFLEVAKLEFFYDQAPEAMKSLGSSYYSSSKGIGNFLSSFLLSTVSKVTKRHGHKGWILDNLNLSRIDYYYAFLAVLASLNFLFYLLVSKLFVYNVEVGKAKMDLAMETLPHKTSSQDNENSKTGLIRV, encoded by the exons ATGGCAACAGTAGAAGAAGAGAAAGGCCATGCGCATACACAAGAGATTTACACACAAGATGGGACTGTGGATCTCAAGGGTAGACCTGTTTTAAGATCAAAAACTGGCGGATGGAAAGCTTGTTCCTTCATTGTTG GATATGAAGTATTTGAGAGGATGGCATTTCATGGAATCCAATCAAATCTAGTTGTTTACTTGACAAGGAAGCTCCATGAAGGGACTGTGAAATCTGCAAACAACGTCACCAACTGGGTTGGTACAGTATGGATGACTCCCATATTAGGTGCCTATATTGCAGATGCTTATTTAGGCAGATATTGGACTTTTGTCTCTGCTTCAGCAATTTACCTCTTG GGAATGTCCCTGTTGACTTTAGCAGTTTCAGTGCCAGCTTTAAGGCCACCACCATGCAATCATGGGGTCAATGAAGAAGATTGTCCGGAAGCCTCTACTCTTCAAGTGGGTATATTCTATTGTGCATTATACATAATAGCACTCGGAACTGGTGGAACCAAGCCTAATATCTCCACTATGGGTGCTGACCAATTCGATGATTTCGAGCCTAAGGAGAGGACTCAAAAGCTCTCCTTCTTCAACTGGTGGATGTTTGGCATATTTATTGGTTCACTTTTTTCCAACACATTCTTGGTTTACATACAAGATACTGTTGGCTTTTCACTTGGCTATGGACTTCCAACAGCAGGGCTTACACTTTCAGTGATAGTGTTTTTAGTGGGCACCAGATTTTATAGGCACAAAGTGCCTTCTGGAAGTCCAATCACTGGCATTGCTCAGGTACTTTTGGCAGCTGCTAGGAAGTGGAAAGTGCCCTTTCCAAATGACCCAAAAGAACTTCATGAGTTGAGCTTGGAACACTATGCCAACAAGGGGAAGTTTAGAATTGATTCCACCTCTTCATTAAG ATTCCTTGACAAAGCTGCAGTAAAGAGTGGACCAAACACTCCTTGGACTCTATGTCCAGTGACCCAAGTGGAAGAAACCAAGCAAATGATCAAAATGATTCCCATTTTGATTGCAACATTTATACCAAGTGCGGTGTTAGCCCAGGTGACAACCATGTTTGTCAAACAAGGCACCACACTAGACAGAAGCATGGGTCCCAATTTTGAGATCCCTCCAGCATGCCTCACAGCTTTTGTAACTATCTTCATGCTCATAGGACTTGTAGTCTATGACCAATACTTCGTCCCAACAGTTCGACGCTACACCCAAAACCCAAGAGGAATCACATTGCTGCAGAGAATGGGAGTTGGCTTTGTGTTGCATGTTATTATCATGGTCATAGCTTGCTTGGTTGAGAGAAAGAGGATAAGTACTGCAAAAGCAAATGGGATTTTCCGTAAACATGAAACTGTTCCTCTTACCATATTCATTCTTCTTCCACAATTTGCTTTGATGGGCATAGCTGATACATTTCTAGAAGTGGCAAAGTTGGAGTTTTTCTATGACCAAGCACCAGAAGCCATGAAGAGTCTTGGATCCTCCTATTACAGTAGCAGCAAAGGGATAGGGAATTTCCTTAGTAGTTTTCTTTTAAGTACAGTTTCTAAAGTCACCAAGAGGCATGGCCATAAAGGGTGGATTTTGGATAATCTGAATCTCTCTCGTATAGATTACTACTATGCCTTCTTGGCTGTTTTAGCATCTCTTAATTTTCTATTCTATTTGCTTGTCTCAAAGCTCTTTGTCTATAATGTTGAAGTCGGAAAAGCCAAGATGGATTTAGCCATGGAAACTTTGCCACACAAGACTTCATCTCAAGACAATGAAAACTCAAAAACTGGATTAATTAG GGTATGA
- the LOC107425806 gene encoding protein NRT1/ PTR FAMILY 5.2-like isoform X1, which yields MATIEKNRDAHRGEDYTQDGSVDLKGKPVLRSETGTWKACYFIIGYEILERMAFHGIQSNLVSYLTRKLLEGTVTSANNVTNWSGTVWITPILGAYIADAYLGRYWTFVSASATYLLVNFPGMCLLTLSVSVPALKPPPCSSKEEGCAKASNFQVGVFYCALYIIALAAGGTKPIISTIGADQFDNFEPKEKNQKLSFFNWWMIGIVIGILISYTFLVYIQDNVGFSLGYGIPTVALAIAVLVFLIGTPLYRHKVASGSPLTKIAQVLVAAAKKARVPIPNDPKELYELSSEEYSNNRKLRIDRTPSLRISCRFLDKAAVKSGPNKPWNLCPVTQVEETKQMIKMIPVLLATFIPSAYVAQVNTLFVKQGSTMNRSIGPHFDVPPASLGVFITISMLIGLLVYDRWFVPTIRRYTKNPRGITLMQRMGAGFLMHILVMVAACLAERKRLSVARANGIFGKNQIVPITIFFLLPQFILMGIAEAFIEVALLEFFYDQAPEAMKSIGASYYTSSKGVGYFLSTFLLTTVSNITKKHGHRGWILDNLNISHIDYFYAFLVVLSILNFIFFILVSKLFIYNAEFENPKMDLALETLPDNEE from the exons atggcAACGATAGAAAAGAATAGGGATGCTCATAGAGGAGAAGATTATACACAAGATGGGAGTGTGGATCTCAAGGGCAAACCTGTTTTAAGATCAGAAACTGGCACATGGAAAGCTTGCTACTTCATTATCG GATATGAAATATTAGAGAGGATGGCATTTCATGGGATTCAATCAAATCTAGTTTCATATTTGACAAGGAAGCTCCTTGAAGGAACTGTGACATCTGCAAACAATGTCACAAACTGGAGTGGTACTGTATGGATCACTCCCATATTAGGTGCTTATATTGCAGATGCTTATTTAGGTCGATACTGGACTTTTGTCTCTGCATCAGCAACCTATCTCTTGGTAAATTTTCCA GGAATGTGCCTGTTGACACTATCAGTTTCAGTGCCAGCTTTAAAGCCGCCACCATGCAGTTCCAAAGAAGAAGGTTGTGCAAAAGCCTCAAATTTCCAAGTGGGTGTATTCTACTGTGCATTGTACATTATTGCGCTGGCGGCAGGTGGAACCAAGCCCATTATCTCAACCATTGGTGCGGACCAATTTGACAACTTCGAGCCCAAGGAAAAGAATCAGAAGCTCTCCTTTTTCAACTGGTGGATGATTGGCATAGTCATTGGTATACTCATCTCATACACATTCTTGGTTTACATACAAGACAACGTTGGCTTTTCCCTTGGCTATGGCATTCCAACAGTTGCACTAGCAATTGCAGTGTTGGTGTTCCTAATTGGAACCCCATTATATAGGCACAAAGTGGCTTCTGGGAGTCCATTGACAAAGATTGCACAGGTACTTGTGGCTGCTGCTAAGAAAGCCAGAGTGCCTATTCCAAATGACCCAAAAGAGCTTTATGAATTGAGCTCCGAAGAGTATTCCAATAATCGGAAACTTAGAATTGACCGTACCCCTTCATTAAG AATTTCCTGCAGATTCTTAGACAAAGCCGCCGTAAAGAGTGGGCCAAACAAACCCTGGAATCTATGTCCTGTGACACAAGTGGAAGAAACCAAGCAAATGATCAAAATGATTCCCGTATTGCTTGCAACATTCATACCAAGCGCCTATGTAGCCCAGGTGAACACCCTTTTCGTCAAGCAAGGAAGCACAATGAATAGAAGCATAGGTCCCCATTTTGATGTCCCTCCAGCAAGTCTTGGAGTATTTATAACAATCTCCATGCTCATAGGCCTTCTAGTCTATGACCGTTGGTTCGTCCCCACCATTCGACGGTACACCAAAAACCCAAGAGGCATCACACTGATGCAGAGAATGGGAGCCGGTTTTCTGATGCATATTCTGGTCATGGTAGCAGCTTGCTTGGCTGAGAGAAAAAGGCTCAGCGTTGCAAGAGCAAATGGAATTTTCGGCAAAAACCAAATTGTTCCTATTACTATATTCTTCCTGCTACctcaatttattttaatgggTATTGCCGAAGCTTTTATAGAAGTGGCTTTATTGGAGTTTTTCTACGACCAAGCACCCGAAGCAATGAAAAGCATTGGCGCATCATATTACACTAGCAGCAAGGGAGTTGGGTACTTCTTGAGTACTTTTCTTCTAACTACGGTTTCTAATATCACCAAGAAGCATGGTCATAGAGGGTGGATTTTGGACAATCTGAATATTTCACACATAGATTACTTCTATGCCTTCTTGGTGGTTTTATCCATCCTCAACttcatatttttcattctagtttCAAAGCTCTTTATCTATAATGCTGAATTTGAAAATCCGAAAATGGACTTGGCCTTGGAAACTCTGCCAGACAATGAAGAGTGA
- the LOC107425806 gene encoding protein NRT1/ PTR FAMILY 5.2-like isoform X3 produces MATIEKNRDAHRGEDYTQDGSVDLKGKPVLRSETGTWKACYFIIGYEILERMAFHGIQSNLVSYLTRKLLEGTVTSANNVTNWSGTVWITPILGAYIADAYLGRYWTFVSASATYLLGMCLLTLSVSVPALKPPPCSSKEEGCAKASNFQVGVFYCALYIIALAAGGTKPIISTIGADQFDNFEPKEKNQKLSFFNWWMIGIVIGILISYTFLVYIQDNVGFSLGYGIPTVALAIAVLVFLIGTPLYRHKVASGSPLTKIAQVLVAAAKKARVPIPNDPKELYELSSEEYSNNRKLRIDRTPSLRISCRFLDKAAVKSGPNKPWNLCPVTQVEETKQMIKMIPVLLATFIPSAYVAQVNTLFVKQGSTMNRSIGPHFDVPPASLGVFITISMLIGLLVYDRWFVPTIRRYTKNPRGITLMQRMGAGFLMHILVMVAACLAERKRLSVARANGIFGKNQIVPITIFFLLPQFILMGIAEAFIEVALLEFFYDQAPEAMKSIGASYYTSSKGVGYFLSTFLLTTVSNITKKHGHRGWILDNLNISHIDYFYAFLVVLSILNFIFFILVSKLFIYNAEFENPKMDLALETLPDNEE; encoded by the exons atggcAACGATAGAAAAGAATAGGGATGCTCATAGAGGAGAAGATTATACACAAGATGGGAGTGTGGATCTCAAGGGCAAACCTGTTTTAAGATCAGAAACTGGCACATGGAAAGCTTGCTACTTCATTATCG GATATGAAATATTAGAGAGGATGGCATTTCATGGGATTCAATCAAATCTAGTTTCATATTTGACAAGGAAGCTCCTTGAAGGAACTGTGACATCTGCAAACAATGTCACAAACTGGAGTGGTACTGTATGGATCACTCCCATATTAGGTGCTTATATTGCAGATGCTTATTTAGGTCGATACTGGACTTTTGTCTCTGCATCAGCAACCTATCTCTTG GGAATGTGCCTGTTGACACTATCAGTTTCAGTGCCAGCTTTAAAGCCGCCACCATGCAGTTCCAAAGAAGAAGGTTGTGCAAAAGCCTCAAATTTCCAAGTGGGTGTATTCTACTGTGCATTGTACATTATTGCGCTGGCGGCAGGTGGAACCAAGCCCATTATCTCAACCATTGGTGCGGACCAATTTGACAACTTCGAGCCCAAGGAAAAGAATCAGAAGCTCTCCTTTTTCAACTGGTGGATGATTGGCATAGTCATTGGTATACTCATCTCATACACATTCTTGGTTTACATACAAGACAACGTTGGCTTTTCCCTTGGCTATGGCATTCCAACAGTTGCACTAGCAATTGCAGTGTTGGTGTTCCTAATTGGAACCCCATTATATAGGCACAAAGTGGCTTCTGGGAGTCCATTGACAAAGATTGCACAGGTACTTGTGGCTGCTGCTAAGAAAGCCAGAGTGCCTATTCCAAATGACCCAAAAGAGCTTTATGAATTGAGCTCCGAAGAGTATTCCAATAATCGGAAACTTAGAATTGACCGTACCCCTTCATTAAG AATTTCCTGCAGATTCTTAGACAAAGCCGCCGTAAAGAGTGGGCCAAACAAACCCTGGAATCTATGTCCTGTGACACAAGTGGAAGAAACCAAGCAAATGATCAAAATGATTCCCGTATTGCTTGCAACATTCATACCAAGCGCCTATGTAGCCCAGGTGAACACCCTTTTCGTCAAGCAAGGAAGCACAATGAATAGAAGCATAGGTCCCCATTTTGATGTCCCTCCAGCAAGTCTTGGAGTATTTATAACAATCTCCATGCTCATAGGCCTTCTAGTCTATGACCGTTGGTTCGTCCCCACCATTCGACGGTACACCAAAAACCCAAGAGGCATCACACTGATGCAGAGAATGGGAGCCGGTTTTCTGATGCATATTCTGGTCATGGTAGCAGCTTGCTTGGCTGAGAGAAAAAGGCTCAGCGTTGCAAGAGCAAATGGAATTTTCGGCAAAAACCAAATTGTTCCTATTACTATATTCTTCCTGCTACctcaatttattttaatgggTATTGCCGAAGCTTTTATAGAAGTGGCTTTATTGGAGTTTTTCTACGACCAAGCACCCGAAGCAATGAAAAGCATTGGCGCATCATATTACACTAGCAGCAAGGGAGTTGGGTACTTCTTGAGTACTTTTCTTCTAACTACGGTTTCTAATATCACCAAGAAGCATGGTCATAGAGGGTGGATTTTGGACAATCTGAATATTTCACACATAGATTACTTCTATGCCTTCTTGGTGGTTTTATCCATCCTCAACttcatatttttcattctagtttCAAAGCTCTTTATCTATAATGCTGAATTTGAAAATCCGAAAATGGACTTGGCCTTGGAAACTCTGCCAGACAATGAAGAGTGA